From a region of the Zingiber officinale cultivar Zhangliang chromosome 10B, Zo_v1.1, whole genome shotgun sequence genome:
- the LOC122029644 gene encoding probable E3 ubiquitin-protein ligase XERICO, translating to MGLSSLPTPSESVLTLVLVNTALTISILRSLLRSLLRLRGPSPPLSEHAAGEDREPHSLTDRFRSRCRPIRFGLALGRRRAAERASDCRVCLACFEPDSMVNTLPCGHFFHKACLETWLDYQHATCPLCRTYVLPAEEAAVGGSNSSLSWPWF from the coding sequence ATGGGGCTCTCCAGCCTGCCGACCCCATCGGAGAGCGTGCTCACTCTCGTGCTCGTCAACACCGCGCTCACTATCTCCATCCTCCGCTCCCTCCTCCGCTCCCTCCTCCGCCTCCGTGGGCCGTCACCGCCGCTATCGGAGCACGCCGCCGGCGAGGATCGCGAGCCGCACAGCCTGACCGATCGGTTCCGCAGCCGCTGCAGGCCGATTCGATTCGGCTTGGCCCTGGGTCGGAGGCGGGCAGCGGAGAGGGCATCCGACTGCCGGGTCTGTCTCGCCTGCTTCGAACCTGACTCGATGGTGAACACGCTTCCTTGCGGCCACTTCTTCCACAAAGCCTGCCTGGAAACGTGGCTCGACTACCAGCACGCAACGTGCCCACTCTGCAGGACCTACGTCCTCCCCGCCGAGGAGGCTGCCGTTGGCGGCTCCAATTCCAGTTTATCGTGGCCGTGGTTCTAG